The Hypomesus transpacificus isolate Combined female chromosome 2, fHypTra1, whole genome shotgun sequence genome window below encodes:
- the ephb6 gene encoding ephrin type-B receptor 5 isoform X1 — protein MLLDTTESTSELGWTTYPDTGWDEVSVLDDRGRLIRTFEVCNVNQNPRVQDNWLATPFLLRYSAPRVFVTLRFSVRDCASLRTPSPSCRETLTLFYKQADSQRELERTWAAEPSSGEKETREGWVKIDTIAADKSFTKVEPSLPHQYQPDRYRRVNIKTRSFAPLTRNGFVLAVVDSGACVSLMGVSIFYRRCPPTNRYLASFPATPSGAEPTTLVPVNGRCVPHSQAQGAAPRMHCNAEGEWMVPVGGCICDGGYEPNFNGSACLACPVGFFKAVLGSVPCSACPPNSRTSQEGSLLCECRSGFYRAPADANSSACTGPPSAPVSLSWEYESGDGGVSLRWRPPVDMGGRGEAWYGVVCRICPSATFSNPASCSWCGEAVTFTPSQTHLRQTKVTLNNLLTRVTYLIQVQAFNDVSSLSPFPPRYGSINFTTSQSVPSQVPMLHQMSRAPESITLSWPQPDRPNGDILEYQLRYFDKGSDEDSAVSVYSETNTVTVNSLAPGSIYAFQIRARNERGYGPYSHTIYFTTLALEEHSKQIQNRLPLLVGSVMGGAAFLLVVAAIIVVFVFRSKRRESPYSDRLQRYISNRGGVKYYVDPSTYEDPSEAVKEFAREIDPAHLKIEEVIGAAQFGEVSRGRYRPLGRRELLVAVKTLRWGVTDREKGVFLSEAGVLGQFDHPNVLKLEGVATHSPPERIITEFMENGPLDAFLRENEDQFSVLQLVGMVRGVGAGMRYLSEKNFVHRDLAARNVLVNSNLVCKVSDFGLSRLMRGLDHNMPTYTASLGSKIPVRWTAPEAFQHRKFSSASDVWSFGILMWEVMSYGERPYWDMSNQEVMKAVADQYRLPAPHNCPPALHSLMLQCWQAERAERPAFDSLLSSLDRLIRHPASLKAEPTRSTSQPLLSPTPTDLSSVATVSEWLSALRMDRYREEFERAHLDTLDRVSLITMEDVQGLGVNLLGHQRKIVSAAQQLRTHLTQGQVEV, from the exons ATGCTGCTGGACACCACAGAGTCGACCTCCGAGCTGGGCTGGACCACTTATCCGGACACGGGG tgggATGAGGTCAGTGTTCTGGACGACCGTGGGCGACTCATCCGCACGTTTGAGGTCTGCAACGTCAACCAGAACCCTCGTGTGCAGGACAACTGGCTGGCCACGCCTTTCCTGCTCCGCTACTCTGCGCCGCGCGTGTTCGTGACGCTGCGTTTCTCCGTGCGGGATTGCGCAAGCCTGCGcacgccctccccctcctgcagggAAACTCTCACGTTGTTCTACAAACAGGCCGACtcccagagagagctggagaggacATGGGCGGCAGAG cCATCCAGTGGTGAGAAGGAGACCAGGGAAGGCTGGGTGAAGATCGACACCATAGCGGCGGACAAGAGCTTTACCAAGGTGGAGCCCAGTCTGCCGCACCAGTACCAGCCAGACCGCTACCGCCGCGTCAACATCAAGACCCGCAGCTTCGCCCCGCTCACTCGCAATGG attcgtcctggccgtggtcGACAGCGGAGCCTGCGTGTCTCTCATGGGCGTGTCCATCTTCTACCGACGATGCCCGCCCACCAATCGCTACCTGGCGTCCTTCCCGGCCACGCCCTCGGGGGCGGAGCCGACCACCCTGGTTCCCGTGAACGGGAGGTGTGTTCCCCACAGTCAGGCCCAGGGCGCCGCCCCTCGCATGCACTGCAACGCCGAAGGAGAGTGGATGGTGCCCGTGGGCGGGTGCATCTGcgacgggggctacgagccaaaCTTCAACGGATCAGCCTGCCTGG cgTGCCCCGTGGGCTTCTTCAAGGCGGTGTTGGGCTCTGTTCCGTGCTCGGCGTGCCCTCCTAACAGCCGAACCAGCCAGGAGGGCTCCCTGCTGTGTGAGTGTCGAAGCGGCTTCTACCGAGCGCCTGCCGACGCCAACTCCAGCGCCTGCAcag ggccGCCCTCCGctccggtctctctctcctgggagTACGAGAGCGGTGATGGCGGCGTGTCTCTCCGCTGGCGCCCCCCTGTGGACATGGGCGGTCGTGGCGAGGCGTGGTACGGGGTGGTGTGTCGCATCTGCCCCTCAGCCACCTTCAGCAACCCCGCCTCTTGCTCCTGGTGTGGGGAGGCGGTCACCTTCACCCCCTCCCAGACCCACCTGAGGCAGACTAAAGTCACCCTCAACAACCTGCTGACCAGAGTCACTTACCTCATACAG GTGCAAGCGTTTAACGACGTCTCGTCGCTGAGCCCCTTCCCTCCTCGCTACGGAAGCATCAACTTCACCACCAGCCAATCAG TGCCCTCGCAGGTCCCCATGCTGCACCAGATGAGCCGTGCCCCAGAGTCCATCACTCTGTCCTGGCCCCAACCTGACAGACCTAACGGTGACATCCTGGAGTACCAGCTCAGATACTTTGACAAG GGTTCAGATGAGGACAGTGCAGTGAGTGTGTACAGTGAGACTAACACTGTGACCGTCAACTCTCTGGCTCCCGGCTCCATCTACGCCTTCCAGATCCGAGCACGCAATGAGAGAGGCTACGGCCCCTACAGCCACACCATCTATTTCACTACCCTGGCCCTGG AAGAGCATTCCAAGCAAATCCAGAATCGGCTTCCTCTATTGGTCGGCTCGGTTATGGGCGGGGCAGCCTTCCTTCTGGTTGTTGCTGCGattattgttgtttttgtgtttcgCAG taagagaagagagagccCCTACAGCGACAGACTCCAAAGATACATCAGCAACAGag GTGGGGTGAAGTATTACGTGGACCCCTCTACGTATGAGGACCCCAGTGAGGCGGTAAAGGAGTTTGCCCGTGAGATTGACCCAGCTCACCTCAAGATCGAGGAGGTGATTGGTGCAG cCCAGTTTGGGGAGGTGTCTCGGGGCAGGTACCGCCCTCTGGGCCGGCGGGAGCTGCTGGTGGCTGTGAAGACGCTGCGCTGGGGGGTGACTGACCGGGAGAAGGGGGTGTTCCTGAGCGAGGCGGGGGTCCTGGGCCAGTTTGACCACCCCAACGTGCTGAAGCTGGAGGGGGTGGCCACCCACAGCCCTCCAGAGAGGATCATCACAGAGTTCATGGAGAACGGACCCCTGGATGCTTTCCTCAGG GAGAATGAGGACCAGTTCAGCGTGCTGCAGCTGGTGGGCATGGTGCGGGGCGTGGGCGCAGGCATGCGCTACCTCTCAGAGAAAAACTTTGTTCACCGCGACCTGGCGGCCAGGAACGTCCTGGTGAACTCGAACCTGGTGTGTAAGGTGTCCGACTTCGGGCTGTCGCGCCTCATGAGGGGCCTGGACCACAACATGCCCACCTACACTGCCTCACTG GGCAGTAAGATTCCTGTGAGGTGGACTGCTCCCGAGGCCTTCCAGCATCGCAAGTTCAGCTCGGCTAGTGATGTCTGGAGCTTCGGCATACTGATGTGGGAAGTGATGTCATACGGAGAGCGGCCGTATTGGGACATGAGCAACCAGGAA gTGATGAAGGCAGTAGCAGACCAGTACCGTCTTCCTGCCCCCCATAACTGCCCCCCAGCTCTCCACTCCCTGATGCTGCAGTGCTGGCAGGCTGAGAGGGCCGAACGGCCAGCCTtcgactctctcctctcctctctggacaGGCTCATCCGCCACCCCGCCTCCCTCAAGGCCGAGCCCACCCG AAgcacctcccagcccctccttaGCCCCACCCCCACTGATCTGTCGTCGGTGGCGACAGTCAGCGAGTGGCTGAGCGCCCTGAGGATGGACAGGTACAGGGAGGAGTTTGAGAGAGCTCACCTGGACACTCTGGACAGAGTCAGCCTGATCACCATGGA gGATGTCCAGGGTTTGGGAGTGAACCTTCTGGGCCACCAGAGGAAGATCGTCAGTGCAGCACAGCAGCTTAGGACCCACCTCACCCAGGGCCAGGTGgaagtgtga
- the sbk3 gene encoding uncharacterized serine/threonine-protein kinase SBK3, with the protein MTKQAAAQELDELCFLSAQAMCTLETSDHFTMVKLLGEGSYGKVMLAVHKKRGTPMALKFFPRRSTSLFSFLREYNLSLSFCTHPSLTRALGIFFSTPSDYVFAQQAGLYGDLYSVIVSEVGVEEEVVQRVMAQLSGAVSHLNSLGFVHRDIKPENIFLCDHSCRWVKLGDFGLARPRGSTVRAVWYESPFCTPEVEPAKELEKEGEEGGEEPEDIWITVEPSMDSWALGVLVFCLLTGCFPWEESTRDDPAYRRYKRWFDREAMREERRGGRGLQGGEDDGLRDDIMSIEDMCLEDDHVAPQFRGFSPLVMSLFRELLHPEPRLRGGPEEILSYLGGPWLKETEREQKRKAEEAEMEAGKIRGGGVEEERVREGRGER; encoded by the exons ATGACA AAGCAGGCTGCTGCACAGGAACTGGACGAACTGTGTTTCCTCTCAGCCCAGGCCATGTGCACCCTGGAAACATCGGACCACTTCACCATGGTCAAGCTCCTCGGGGAAGGCTCCTACGGCAAGGTCATGCTGGCCGTCCACAAAAAGAGAG GAACTCCCATGGCTCTGAAGTTCTTCCCACGccgctccacctccctcttctccttcctgcgTGAAtacaacctctccctctccttctgcacTCACCCCTCGCTCACCAGGGCTCTGGGGATCttcttctccaccccctccgACTACGTGTTCGCTCAGCAGGCCGGTCTCTATGGCGACCTCTACAGCGTCATCGTGTCGGAG gtgggtgtggaggaggaggtggtgcagAGAGTTATGGCTCAGCTCAGTGGTGCCGTGTCTCACCTCAACTCCCTGGGCTTCGTGCACCGCGACATCAAGCCCGAAAACATCTTCTTGTGCGACCATTCCTGCCGCTGGGTCAAACTGGGCGACTTCGGTCTGGCCAGGCCCAGGGGCTCCACCGTGCGGGCCGTTTGGTACGAGTCCCCCTTCTGTACCCCCGAGGTGGAGCCGGccaaggagctggagaaggagggcgaggagggtggagaggagccgGAGGATATTTGGATCACGGTGGAGCCCAGTATGGACAGCTGGGCCCTGGGAGTGCTGGTGTTCTGCCTGCTCACCGGCTGCTTCCCCTGGGAGGAAAGCACCCGCGACGACCCCGCCTACCGGAGGTACAAGCGATGGTTCGACCGCGAGGctatgagggaggagaggagggggggtaggggactgcagggtggggaggacgATGGGCTGAGGGACGACATCATGAGCATTGAGGACATGTGCTTGGAGGACGACCACGTGGCCCCACAGTTCCGGGGCTTCAGCCCACTCGTGATGTCTCTGTTCAGGGAGCTGCTCCACCCGGAGCCCAGGCTTCGTGGGGGCCCGGAGGAGATCCTTAGCTATCTGGGTGGGCCGTGGCTcaaagagacagagcgagagcagAAGAGGAAAGCAGAGGAGGCCGAGATGGAGGCAGGGAAAATAAGAGGCGGGGGTGTGGAGGAAgaaagggtgagggagggacgAGGTGAGAGATGA
- the ephb6 gene encoding ephrin type-B receptor 5 isoform X2: MLLDTTESTSELGWTTYPDTGWDEVSVLDDRGRLIRTFEVCNVNQNPRVQDNWLATPFLLRYSAPRVFVTLRFSVRDCASLRTPSPSCRETLTLFYKQADSQRELERTWAAEPSSGEKETREGWVKIDTIAADKSFTKVEPSLPHQYQPDRYRRVNIKTRSFAPLTRNGFVLAVVDSGACVSLMGVSIFYRRCPPTNRYLASFPATPSGAEPTTLVPVNGRCVPHSQAQGAAPRMHCNAEGEWMVPVGGCICDGGYEPNFNGSACLACPVGFFKAVLGSVPCSACPPNSRTSQEGSLLCECRSGFYRAPADANSSACTGPPSAPVSLSWEYESGDGGVSLRWRPPVDMGGRGEAWYGVVCRICPSATFSNPASCSWCGEAVTFTPSQTHLRQTKVTLNNLLTRVTYLIQVQAFNDVSSLSPFPPRYGSINFTTSQSVPSQVPMLHQMSRAPESITLSWPQPDRPNGDILEYQLRYFDKGSDEDSAVSVYSETNTVTVNSLAPGSIYAFQIRARNERGYGPYSHTIYFTTLALEHSKQIQNRLPLLVGSVMGGAAFLLVVAAIIVVFVFRSKRRESPYSDRLQRYISNRGGVKYYVDPSTYEDPSEAVKEFAREIDPAHLKIEEVIGAAQFGEVSRGRYRPLGRRELLVAVKTLRWGVTDREKGVFLSEAGVLGQFDHPNVLKLEGVATHSPPERIITEFMENGPLDAFLRENEDQFSVLQLVGMVRGVGAGMRYLSEKNFVHRDLAARNVLVNSNLVCKVSDFGLSRLMRGLDHNMPTYTASLGSKIPVRWTAPEAFQHRKFSSASDVWSFGILMWEVMSYGERPYWDMSNQEVMKAVADQYRLPAPHNCPPALHSLMLQCWQAERAERPAFDSLLSSLDRLIRHPASLKAEPTRSTSQPLLSPTPTDLSSVATVSEWLSALRMDRYREEFERAHLDTLDRVSLITMEDVQGLGVNLLGHQRKIVSAAQQLRTHLTQGQVEV, encoded by the exons ATGCTGCTGGACACCACAGAGTCGACCTCCGAGCTGGGCTGGACCACTTATCCGGACACGGGG tgggATGAGGTCAGTGTTCTGGACGACCGTGGGCGACTCATCCGCACGTTTGAGGTCTGCAACGTCAACCAGAACCCTCGTGTGCAGGACAACTGGCTGGCCACGCCTTTCCTGCTCCGCTACTCTGCGCCGCGCGTGTTCGTGACGCTGCGTTTCTCCGTGCGGGATTGCGCAAGCCTGCGcacgccctccccctcctgcagggAAACTCTCACGTTGTTCTACAAACAGGCCGACtcccagagagagctggagaggacATGGGCGGCAGAG cCATCCAGTGGTGAGAAGGAGACCAGGGAAGGCTGGGTGAAGATCGACACCATAGCGGCGGACAAGAGCTTTACCAAGGTGGAGCCCAGTCTGCCGCACCAGTACCAGCCAGACCGCTACCGCCGCGTCAACATCAAGACCCGCAGCTTCGCCCCGCTCACTCGCAATGG attcgtcctggccgtggtcGACAGCGGAGCCTGCGTGTCTCTCATGGGCGTGTCCATCTTCTACCGACGATGCCCGCCCACCAATCGCTACCTGGCGTCCTTCCCGGCCACGCCCTCGGGGGCGGAGCCGACCACCCTGGTTCCCGTGAACGGGAGGTGTGTTCCCCACAGTCAGGCCCAGGGCGCCGCCCCTCGCATGCACTGCAACGCCGAAGGAGAGTGGATGGTGCCCGTGGGCGGGTGCATCTGcgacgggggctacgagccaaaCTTCAACGGATCAGCCTGCCTGG cgTGCCCCGTGGGCTTCTTCAAGGCGGTGTTGGGCTCTGTTCCGTGCTCGGCGTGCCCTCCTAACAGCCGAACCAGCCAGGAGGGCTCCCTGCTGTGTGAGTGTCGAAGCGGCTTCTACCGAGCGCCTGCCGACGCCAACTCCAGCGCCTGCAcag ggccGCCCTCCGctccggtctctctctcctgggagTACGAGAGCGGTGATGGCGGCGTGTCTCTCCGCTGGCGCCCCCCTGTGGACATGGGCGGTCGTGGCGAGGCGTGGTACGGGGTGGTGTGTCGCATCTGCCCCTCAGCCACCTTCAGCAACCCCGCCTCTTGCTCCTGGTGTGGGGAGGCGGTCACCTTCACCCCCTCCCAGACCCACCTGAGGCAGACTAAAGTCACCCTCAACAACCTGCTGACCAGAGTCACTTACCTCATACAG GTGCAAGCGTTTAACGACGTCTCGTCGCTGAGCCCCTTCCCTCCTCGCTACGGAAGCATCAACTTCACCACCAGCCAATCAG TGCCCTCGCAGGTCCCCATGCTGCACCAGATGAGCCGTGCCCCAGAGTCCATCACTCTGTCCTGGCCCCAACCTGACAGACCTAACGGTGACATCCTGGAGTACCAGCTCAGATACTTTGACAAG GGTTCAGATGAGGACAGTGCAGTGAGTGTGTACAGTGAGACTAACACTGTGACCGTCAACTCTCTGGCTCCCGGCTCCATCTACGCCTTCCAGATCCGAGCACGCAATGAGAGAGGCTACGGCCCCTACAGCCACACCATCTATTTCACTACCCTGGCCCTGG AGCATTCCAAGCAAATCCAGAATCGGCTTCCTCTATTGGTCGGCTCGGTTATGGGCGGGGCAGCCTTCCTTCTGGTTGTTGCTGCGattattgttgtttttgtgtttcgCAG taagagaagagagagccCCTACAGCGACAGACTCCAAAGATACATCAGCAACAGag GTGGGGTGAAGTATTACGTGGACCCCTCTACGTATGAGGACCCCAGTGAGGCGGTAAAGGAGTTTGCCCGTGAGATTGACCCAGCTCACCTCAAGATCGAGGAGGTGATTGGTGCAG cCCAGTTTGGGGAGGTGTCTCGGGGCAGGTACCGCCCTCTGGGCCGGCGGGAGCTGCTGGTGGCTGTGAAGACGCTGCGCTGGGGGGTGACTGACCGGGAGAAGGGGGTGTTCCTGAGCGAGGCGGGGGTCCTGGGCCAGTTTGACCACCCCAACGTGCTGAAGCTGGAGGGGGTGGCCACCCACAGCCCTCCAGAGAGGATCATCACAGAGTTCATGGAGAACGGACCCCTGGATGCTTTCCTCAGG GAGAATGAGGACCAGTTCAGCGTGCTGCAGCTGGTGGGCATGGTGCGGGGCGTGGGCGCAGGCATGCGCTACCTCTCAGAGAAAAACTTTGTTCACCGCGACCTGGCGGCCAGGAACGTCCTGGTGAACTCGAACCTGGTGTGTAAGGTGTCCGACTTCGGGCTGTCGCGCCTCATGAGGGGCCTGGACCACAACATGCCCACCTACACTGCCTCACTG GGCAGTAAGATTCCTGTGAGGTGGACTGCTCCCGAGGCCTTCCAGCATCGCAAGTTCAGCTCGGCTAGTGATGTCTGGAGCTTCGGCATACTGATGTGGGAAGTGATGTCATACGGAGAGCGGCCGTATTGGGACATGAGCAACCAGGAA gTGATGAAGGCAGTAGCAGACCAGTACCGTCTTCCTGCCCCCCATAACTGCCCCCCAGCTCTCCACTCCCTGATGCTGCAGTGCTGGCAGGCTGAGAGGGCCGAACGGCCAGCCTtcgactctctcctctcctctctggacaGGCTCATCCGCCACCCCGCCTCCCTCAAGGCCGAGCCCACCCG AAgcacctcccagcccctccttaGCCCCACCCCCACTGATCTGTCGTCGGTGGCGACAGTCAGCGAGTGGCTGAGCGCCCTGAGGATGGACAGGTACAGGGAGGAGTTTGAGAGAGCTCACCTGGACACTCTGGACAGAGTCAGCCTGATCACCATGGA gGATGTCCAGGGTTTGGGAGTGAACCTTCTGGGCCACCAGAGGAAGATCGTCAGTGCAGCACAGCAGCTTAGGACCCACCTCACCCAGGGCCAGGTGgaagtgtga